A stretch of the Haloplanus aerogenes genome encodes the following:
- a CDS encoding metal-dependent transcriptional regulator translates to MNTADQYLKAIYLIQEMEDGPASTGALADMLDVSPASANEMIGKLEARDLADHEKYKGVRLTDEGIRRARDALQTYCIIERFLANVLDVEDFRGEARELEAVIDDTVAERLDTIINRNPNCPDCFDAETDACRELEVECEKPAD, encoded by the coding sequence ATGAACACGGCAGACCAGTACCTCAAAGCGATTTATCTGATTCAGGAGATGGAGGACGGCCCGGCGTCGACTGGCGCGCTCGCGGACATGCTCGACGTGAGCCCGGCGAGCGCCAACGAGATGATCGGCAAACTCGAGGCCCGCGACCTCGCGGACCACGAGAAGTACAAGGGGGTCCGCCTCACCGACGAGGGCATCCGCCGTGCCCGCGATGCGCTCCAGACGTACTGCATCATCGAGCGCTTCCTCGCGAACGTCCTCGACGTGGAGGACTTCCGGGGCGAGGCGCGGGAACTGGAAGCCGTCATCGACGACACGGTGGCCGAACGCCTCGACACGATCATCAACCGGAATCCGAACTGCCCGGACTGCTTCGACGCCGAAACCGACGCCTGTCGGGAACTCGAAGTGGAGTGCGAGAAGCCGGCCGATTAA
- a CDS encoding ferritin-like domain-containing protein, producing MSVSHRVGSDHQLARLLQIGIVLEEVVEARAHHHYQSLDASDLDPEIEALLADAAEESATHRERLEALIADLDAESIPFEDIETLVEAQYAKTKPEDFDGVLYDQLCNEETAYKFYDDLVSAIEASDARFSIDRERLLDELRSIREEEAEGVEEVTKVMETRE from the coding sequence ATGAGCGTCAGCCATCGGGTCGGCTCCGACCACCAGCTCGCGCGACTCCTCCAGATCGGTATCGTGCTGGAGGAGGTCGTCGAGGCGCGGGCCCACCATCACTACCAGTCGCTCGATGCCAGTGACCTCGATCCGGAGATCGAAGCACTGTTGGCCGACGCCGCGGAGGAGTCGGCCACCCACCGGGAGCGACTGGAGGCGCTGATCGCCGACCTCGACGCGGAGTCGATCCCGTTCGAGGACATCGAGACGCTCGTCGAAGCGCAGTACGCGAAGACGAAACCCGAGGACTTCGACGGCGTGCTCTACGATCAGCTCTGCAACGAGGAGACGGCGTACAAGTTCTACGACGACCTCGTGTCGGCCATCGAGGCCAGCGACGCGCGGTTCTCGATCGACCGTGAGCGACTGCTCGACGAGTTGCGGTCGATCCGCGAGGAGGAAGCCGAGGGCGTCGAAGAAGTGACGAAGGTTATGGAGACACGGGAATGA
- the sufD gene encoding Fe-S cluster assembly protein SufD, translating to MSTQVPADISEATVHEIANRRDEPDWLRETRLKALKAMDDLAMPDVIQTPGRRWTNLDQLDFDELADPLNQEDVTERVTDEGVEMLSFTEAVDEHPKLMEAKFGSVIDPEMNYLTALSVALFTTGTFIYVPEGVDAEDVKIRTEMNSRSLFSHTLVVTEDSSSVTILERIDSGETEVEGERYYSNLVEVDAGEDSYVQYGALQTLDEDTYNVTMKRGDASVYSTVNWIEGNIGSRLTRSDIETELNGDSSETQIVGAFFGHNDQHFDVNARVWHQAEHTTADLVTRGVLDDTARSVYEGVQDVGREAWDTSSYQRENTLMLSDDSEADASPKLIINNHDTEASHSATVGQVDREDLFYLTSRTIPEQDARNMLVEGFFVPVLEEIEVDELREDLEARISARLRE from the coding sequence ATGAGCACGCAGGTACCAGCCGACATTTCGGAAGCGACCGTCCACGAGATCGCCAACCGCCGCGACGAGCCGGACTGGCTCCGCGAGACGCGGCTCAAGGCACTCAAGGCGATGGACGATCTGGCGATGCCCGACGTCATCCAGACGCCGGGGCGCCGGTGGACGAACCTCGACCAGCTCGATTTCGACGAGCTGGCCGATCCGCTGAATCAGGAAGACGTGACCGAGCGCGTCACGGACGAGGGCGTCGAGATGCTCTCGTTCACCGAAGCGGTGGACGAGCACCCCAAACTGATGGAGGCCAAATTCGGCTCCGTCATCGATCCCGAGATGAACTACCTCACCGCCCTGTCGGTGGCGCTGTTCACGACGGGCACGTTCATCTACGTCCCCGAGGGCGTCGACGCCGAGGACGTGAAGATCCGGACCGAGATGAACTCCCGCTCCCTGTTCAGTCACACGCTCGTCGTCACCGAGGACTCGTCGTCGGTGACGATCCTCGAACGGATCGACTCGGGTGAGACCGAGGTCGAGGGCGAGCGCTACTACAGCAACCTCGTCGAAGTCGACGCCGGCGAGGACAGCTACGTCCAGTACGGCGCGCTCCAGACGCTGGACGAGGACACGTACAACGTGACGATGAAGCGCGGTGACGCCAGTGTTTACTCGACGGTCAACTGGATCGAGGGCAACATCGGTTCGCGGCTCACCCGCTCTGACATCGAGACGGAGCTCAACGGCGACAGCTCCGAGACGCAGATCGTCGGCGCCTTCTTCGGCCACAACGACCAGCACTTCGACGTGAACGCGCGGGTCTGGCACCAAGCCGAGCACACGACGGCCGACCTCGTCACTCGTGGCGTCCTCGACGACACGGCACGCTCCGTCTACGAGGGCGTGCAGGACGTGGGTCGCGAGGCGTGGGACACCAGTTCCTACCAGCGCGAGAACACGCTCATGCTGAGCGACGACAGCGAGGCCGACGCCTCGCCGAAGCTCATCATCAACAACCACGACACCGAGGCCTCCCACTCCGCGACGGTCGGCCAGGTCGACCGCGAGGATCTGTTCTACCTCACCTCGCGGACGATCCCCGAGCAGGACGCCCGGAACATGCTCGTGGAGGGCTTCTTCGTGCCCGTCCTCGAAGAGATCGAGGTCGACGAACTGCGCGAGGATCTCGAAGCGCGGATTTCGGCCCGGTTGCGGGAGTAA
- the sufB gene encoding Fe-S cluster assembly protein SufB produces MSSDQDHLKETDTEARFEFKKEERSSFQAEKGLTEETIRVISEDKGEPEWMLKRRLRALEQFQKMPMPTDWPGQPDLSEVDVNEIIPYIRPDVETRESVDDWTDLPDDIKDTFDKLGIPEAEKNALSGVGAQYESEVVYQNMQEQWEEKGVIFCNMDEAVREHEDLVREHFMTKCVPPSDNKFAALHGAIWSGGSFVYVPEDTVVEMPVQAYFRMNSEGMGQFEHTLIIAEENSEVHYIEGCSAPKYSAFNLHSGGVEVFVGEGAHVQYSTVQNWSKNTYNLNTKRALVEADGRMEWISGSMGSKATMLYPASILKGRGASDNHITIAFAGEGQNIDTGAKVYHNAPNTKSTIESKSISKDGGRTNYRGLVHIADGAANSSTSVECDALMFDNESTSDTMPYMEINESTVDVAHEATVGKIGDEDVFYLQSRGLDDDDAKQMIVSGFIEPITEELPIEYAVELNRLVELEMEGSLG; encoded by the coding sequence ATGAGCTCAGATCAAGATCACCTCAAAGAGACCGACACCGAAGCCCGCTTCGAGTTCAAGAAGGAGGAACGGTCCTCCTTCCAGGCCGAGAAGGGCCTCACCGAGGAGACGATTCGCGTCATCTCGGAAGACAAGGGCGAACCCGAGTGGATGCTGAAGCGACGCCTCCGCGCGCTCGAACAGTTCCAGAAGATGCCGATGCCGACGGACTGGCCCGGCCAGCCCGACCTCTCCGAGGTCGACGTCAACGAAATCATCCCGTACATCCGACCCGACGTGGAGACACGGGAGAGCGTCGACGACTGGACGGACCTGCCCGACGACATCAAGGACACCTTCGACAAACTGGGGATTCCGGAAGCCGAGAAGAACGCCCTCTCGGGCGTCGGCGCCCAGTACGAGTCCGAAGTCGTCTACCAGAACATGCAGGAGCAGTGGGAGGAGAAAGGCGTCATCTTCTGTAACATGGACGAGGCGGTCCGGGAACACGAGGACCTGGTCCGCGAGCACTTCATGACGAAGTGCGTGCCGCCGAGCGACAACAAGTTCGCGGCGCTCCACGGCGCCATCTGGTCCGGCGGGTCCTTCGTCTACGTCCCCGAGGACACCGTCGTCGAGATGCCCGTGCAGGCGTACTTCCGCATGAACTCCGAGGGGATGGGCCAGTTCGAGCACACGCTCATCATCGCCGAGGAGAACTCCGAAGTCCACTACATCGAGGGCTGCAGTGCGCCCAAATACTCCGCGTTCAACCTCCACTCCGGCGGCGTCGAGGTGTTCGTCGGCGAAGGTGCCCACGTCCAGTACTCCACCGTGCAGAACTGGTCGAAAAACACCTACAACCTGAACACGAAGCGGGCGCTCGTCGAGGCCGACGGGCGCATGGAGTGGATTTCCGGCTCCATGGGATCGAAGGCGACGATGCTCTACCCGGCCTCGATCCTCAAGGGTCGCGGCGCCTCCGACAACCACATCACCATCGCCTTCGCGGGCGAGGGGCAGAACATCGACACCGGGGCGAAGGTCTACCACAACGCCCCGAACACGAAGTCGACCATCGAGTCCAAGAGTATCTCGAAAGACGGCGGCCGCACCAACTACCGCGGCCTCGTCCACATCGCTGACGGCGCGGCCAACTCCTCGACCTCTGTCGAGTGTGACGCGCTGATGTTCGACAACGAGTCCACGTCGGACACGATGCCGTACATGGAGATCAACGAGTCGACGGTCGACGTGGCTCACGAGGCAACGGTGGGTAAAATCGGCGACGAGGACGTGTTCTACCTCCAGAGCCGTGGCCTCGACGACGACGACGCCAAGCAGATGATCGTCTCCGGCTTCATCGAGCCGATCACGGAGGAACTGCCCATCGAGTACGCGGTCGAACTCAACCGTCTCGTCGAACTCGAGATGGAGGGGAGTCTCGGATAA